The genomic interval ttaatttttacaactACATACCAAATGTTCGAGCATAATCAGGTCTCCAATAGCAgcatcgatatttttcaacagatTATTTCCAAGGTCTAAGAAGCGCAGCTCGCATAACTTATACATATCAAGGGGTAACGTGTGTATTCTGTTGACAGCTAGATTCAAATGTCTCAGTTTGTTCAAGTTTCCAATTTCACGTGGTATATACTGAATGACATTGTCGTGTAGCTGAgaacaaaaatagaatattactattattgaCATGAATATACCATAATGAACTACTACACAGATAAACCCAACTGAAAATTTATGATACCTAGATTTCTAGTTCCCTAATCCTTACTTACATCCAAGAAGTTAAGCTCCGATAAGAGCTGCACTTGTGGATCAAGTTTTGTCAAGCTGTTGGAACTCAAATTTAGAGTTGTCAGCTGTTCTTGTTCCCACCATCGTTCCTTCCCTTCATCAAAGCCTAGAGTAACATCTAAtgttttcaattcttcacATGTCAGCTCATTGATTACCCACACTTTTGATGGCACTGAAAATCAATTCATGTTCAACCATCATagtacaaattatttttttataaatcatgTTTACTGAAATATCAAAGAGCAAACCAGAGGACAGTCCTTTGGCCGATAAATTTAGCTGACCACTCTTCCTCGCTGAAATAACAACACTTTCAGTTAACTCATCATCGTCCTCTTTTCGCGTTCGAGGTTTGAACAATGACCGATGATTTGCTCTCCTTCCAGTCAAATCCATATCAACGCGAGTAGGTCCAAAGTGTCGGAATAATGCCCCCAAATCTATTAGCAACGAATCAATCGGAAGTTAGAATATCTCGCAACGTAGCATTGTTGGAATCATTTTACAACAATTCCATACGATATTCGACTCTTAGATTTCTCGCGCAAACCGTGAGAAGATCTTGTCTCGCCAAATTGCGTTTTACGTCTGCgcgaatcaattttgaaacaaaCGTAATGCTGATTGGTGTAAGCTCACGAGGCGGCAGTTTTAatcttcaatttaattttgaacCATTGAATATtgtattatcaattattactcAATGTCTGACCTTTGTATATTAGTCTCTCTTCAGCCGATGAATTATTGCACCAGTTATAGTTTTTTTACAGACTTTTTTTGGAAAAGTGGAAAACTCTTGACCTtcaatgtttgttttttttgtgatcgtcatttaaactttttattaaaaattgaaacttcACACTGACTtacatatatttctatttattgAAAGGATTACAAGAAATATCATACAAATGTAATTAGATGTCCGATCCCAAATATCTTAACTGATATACActgtgaaataatattattcagcTGTTCAGAAACCTCAAAAGTATATTACAAAAACGCAATGTATCTATATCACTTGTATCttctataaatatttaatattcatataattaCTCCATAAcggtattataaaaaaaaatttacaaggaTTTCTgcagaaattcatcgaaaatgaaaacggagACTGACGAATCTTGGTCGCTAAGAAGCTGTTTGAGGTCGTTGACGTGACCAGCCAAATTACGCACCGCTTCTGCTTGTGGCTCCATAAATTTCTCTTCTAAATAATGAGCTACAGCTCCATCTTGTTGGTTGTGGCGCAAGGCATGGGAATGTAGACGCAGTGCTTCGTCTGCAAGCTGCTTCTGGGTGTCCAAAGCCTTAGCCAAGCTATTCAGCTCGTTGAGTTCTACTACTCTGCTCTCTTTACCCtggtaaattaataaaataggaacacatgaaataatttatacatttttcatttggcaaaaaaatatgGTTTACTCTCGCATTTGATGAATTGAAGATTTGGTAGCAGCCCAGTTATGTCTATATCACCAATCTTAGGCTGGAAATCCAGGAAAATAAaccaaatataaaaattgcTTTTACATTACTTACAGCCCTCTTGAATTTAGGCTGCTGGTTGAAGTTCATCCTTCCACCACGCTTAGCAATGTATTTGATGAGATCAAAGGCATCATCCCAGGACTTATCTGAAAGTTTTCGGTACAGCGCCTTAAATCCATCCCGATTAGCTTCGTAATTTCCAAAGTGACTCGACATCAACAAATATTCAAAGCTAGTCTCAATCTGGGCATTAACGTATGCCTGGAGATCGGCTTGCATAGCTTCAAAGGACCCATATTTGGCATTACAATTTGCCAGTAGAGCACCATCTgaacaacaaaataattatcacaatATTGTCCAACAatgaaaagggaataaaacATCATCTAATATTAAAGTGTATACCACTTGTATCGATAGGTCTGGGGCTACATGCACCCTGTACGTCGTTGTAACAATAGTCGGCCGAAACCGCTACCAATAAAGCGGAAAGAACTGCGAATACCTTCATGATtgctgaaaatatatataaaaaatttcaattgtcgATAACGACGAGACTGATATACTGAAAGAGAGATAAaacttaaaaataaaaagaattgtcAGAAAAATTGCGCATCAGTGAGCTTCGTAGATTGTCAGGAAATGCAACGTTGTCATAAATTGCGTCGGAGAATCTTGGgttaataataaacaaaataatgtggaacatatgtattatgtacaaaCATGACTAATCTCTATGCTTCGAAATCACGAGCATCGTCAGCATTAATGGTATTGCGTTCAGTTTCTACCTAAAAGCAACTTTTGTGACGCCCCTGAAGCACTTCATGATCTATCCGCAAGGTGACGTAcagacattgaaaaaaaagttacagggtataacgaaataatttgtaacgttaaaattgaatttattaagAGGAAATATACGATTATTCTGACTTTAATAAAGATCCGAATGACTTGATAGCATAATACAAATTTAAATACGTACCTCTAAAAAGAACGTTTCTGCTTAGCTAGTAGCGTGAATACTCTCGCTTCGACGCTCTGCTAAACAATGAACATTTATCGGGAGAAAATTTCCTGAAATGAGTGGTCAGCTGACGATTATGAGCATGCGCTGTTCAAAGTGCGCAGTGAATTTTAGTGAGACGATGACAATGCTAACCGAGATTGCATACGCAACAGTGTACTTTGTTTTTAAGGCGCTGATGGCTGATTCGAGAGTTTAGTTGCGCATATTATCTGAACGAGCTTTGAGGCTACCTTCTATGCCAGTGTGTATAAAGGTTGCTTCGAAATAAGAGGCATTATagatttgacaattttcgatTGGTTCAGATTCTCAATACCTACATCTAACCTAACTACCTTGCGCTACCTACAATTGCAAAGACAATGAACATCATCTACGGATTCCTTCTTGCATTCGGATGCATCAGCATCGCTGCTGGAGATAGATTGAAATGtaagtgaaattaattttctttcataacTTCCTGTTTAATCTGACTAATTAAGCAGTCTCCGCATTTCAGTATTCTTCATTATGATCTCTAggcaaaaattcgaatctacATTGTACAGCCCTGGTTACAGTGTTGCCACTAGCTACAGGTTCTGCGAATAATCGAGGGGTTTTTGTTGTGTCATAATTGTTGCTCTCACGATCACGTCACGTGACATGCTCTTATGATCTTGGACCTCGTGGTTCAAAGTTTGCCGAATACAAATTTAAGTTACCTTGTCtatttcaattatcatttCGCATCATAGTGATAACTATCGAAACATACATCCAGccaaattttccaattacaGGACAACATgaacttttttcatattcaaagATAT from Athalia rosae chromosome 1, iyAthRosa1.1, whole genome shotgun sequence carries:
- the LOC105687127 gene encoding uncharacterized protein LOC105687127 isoform X1, which translates into the protein MKVFAVLSALLVAVSADYCYNDVQGACSPRPIDTSDGALLANCNAKYGSFEAMQADLQAYVNAQIETSFEYLLMSSHFGNYEANRDGFKALYRKLSDKSWDDAFDLIKYIAKRGGRMNFNQQPKFKRAVSNGKESRVVELNELNSLAKALDTQKQLADEALRLHSHALRHNQQDGAVAHYLEEKFMEPQAEAVRNLAGHVNDLKQLLSDQDSSVSVFIFDEFLQKSL
- the LOC105687127 gene encoding uncharacterized protein LOC105687127 isoform X2, which gives rise to MKVFAVLSALLVAVSADYCYNDVQGACSPRPIDTSDGALLANCNAKYGSFEAMQADLQAYVNAQIETSFEYLLMSSHFGNYEANRDGFKALYRKLSDKSWDDAFDLIKYIAKRGGRMNFNQQPKFKRAGKESRVVELNELNSLAKALDTQKQLADEALRLHSHALRHNQQDGAVAHYLEEKFMEPQAEAVRNLAGHVNDLKQLLSDQDSSVSVFIFDEFLQKSL